A stretch of the Streptomyces venezuelae genome encodes the following:
- a CDS encoding siderophore-interacting protein — protein MTEDGAAAAHFRFFALEVLRTRRLGRSFLRVTFGGDALAGFRSGGHDQSLSLFLPPPHREHTELPSTDEQTWFAAWRGMPDEERPAMRSYTVREQRRTAEGVDELDIDFVLHGDSSPASHWAGRAVTGRRILAIGPAVAENKSVRFRPPAGTDAFWIYADETALPAAAAILQTLPADLPVTAFLEVPHADDRLDLTAPAEARITWIVREGAGPERTEQVLGMVRPAAFPEAKAPYAWIAGESGTVRAVRRHLVQERSLDRRAVRFTGYWRLGASEEQLLAEAYAGQAPSEEPEAAL, from the coding sequence ATGACCGAGGACGGGGCAGCCGCCGCCCACTTCCGCTTCTTCGCGCTCGAGGTGCTGCGCACCCGCCGCCTGGGCCGCTCCTTCCTGCGGGTCACCTTCGGCGGCGACGCCCTCGCCGGCTTCCGCTCCGGCGGACACGACCAGAGCCTGTCGCTGTTCCTCCCGCCCCCGCACCGGGAGCACACCGAACTCCCGTCCACCGACGAGCAGACCTGGTTCGCGGCCTGGCGGGGCATGCCGGACGAGGAGCGGCCGGCGATGCGCTCGTACACGGTGCGCGAGCAGCGGCGCACCGCCGAGGGCGTGGACGAGCTCGACATCGACTTCGTCCTGCACGGGGACTCCTCCCCCGCCTCGCACTGGGCGGGACGCGCCGTGACGGGCCGCCGGATCCTCGCCATCGGCCCCGCCGTCGCCGAGAACAAGTCGGTCCGCTTCCGGCCGCCGGCCGGTACGGACGCGTTCTGGATCTACGCCGACGAGACGGCGCTGCCGGCCGCCGCGGCCATCCTTCAGACGCTGCCGGCAGACCTCCCGGTCACGGCCTTCCTCGAAGTGCCGCACGCCGACGACCGGCTCGACCTCACCGCCCCGGCGGAGGCCCGCATCACCTGGATCGTCCGGGAGGGCGCCGGCCCCGAGCGCACCGAGCAGGTGCTCGGGATGGTGCGCCCGGCCGCGTTCCCCGAGGCGAAGGCCCCGTACGCGTGGATCGCGGGCGAGTCGGGCACCGTACGGGCGGTCCGCCGGCACCTGGTGCAGGAACGATCCCTCGACCGGCGCGCGGTCCGCTTCACCGGCTACTGGCGGCTGGGCGCCAGCGAGGAGCAGCTGCTGGCGGAGGCCTACGCCGGCCAGGCTCCGAGCGAGGAGCCCGAAGCGGCCCTGTAG